One Neovison vison isolate M4711 chromosome 2, ASM_NN_V1, whole genome shotgun sequence genomic window carries:
- the PRMT6 gene encoding protein arginine N-methyltransferase 6, with protein MSLPKKRKLESGGGGEGGEGTEEEDGGEQEAALPRPRRARRERDQLYYECYSDISVHEEMIADRVRTDAYRLGILRNWAGLRGKTVLDVGAGTGILSIFCVQAGARRVYAVEASAIWQQAREVVRLNGLEDRVHVLPGPVETVELPEQVDAIVSEWMGYGLLHESMLSSVLYARTKWLKEGGLLLPASAELFVAPISDQMLELRLGFWSQVKQLYGVDMSCLESFATRCLMGHSEIVVQGLSGEDVLARPQCFAQLELARTGLEQELEAGVGGRFRFSCYGSAPMHGFAIWFQVTFPGGDSEKPLVLSTSPFHPVTHWKQALLYLNEPVQVEQDTDISGEITLLPSRDNHRLLRVLLRYKVGDQEEKTKDFAMED; from the coding sequence ATGTCGCTGCCCAAGAAAAGAAAGCTTGAGTCGGGGGGCGGCGGCGAAGGAGGGGAGGGAACTGAAGAGGAAGATGGCGGAGAGCAGGAGGCGGCTCTGCCGCGACCCCGGAGGGCTAGGAGGGAGCGGGACCAGCTGTACTATGAGTGCTATTCAGACATATCGGTCCACGAGGAGATGATTGCGGACCGTGTCCGGACTGATGCCTACCGCTTGGGCATCCTGCGGAACTGGGCAGGACTGAGGGGCAAGACTGTGCTGGACGTGGGCGCGGGCACCGGCATTCTTAGCATCTTCTGTGTACAGGCCGGGGCCCGGCGCGTGTACGCGGTGGAGGCCAGCGCCATCTGGCAACAGGCCCGGGAGGTGGTGCGGCTCAACGGGCTGGAGGACCGGGTGCACGTCCTGCCGGGGCCGGTGGAGACGGTGGAGCTGCCGGAGCAGGTGGATGCCATCGTGAGCGAATGGATGGGCTACGGACTCTTGCACGAGTCTATGCTGAGCTCTGTGCTCTACGCGCGGACCAAGTGGCTGAAGGAGGGCGGTCTTCTCCTGCCGGCTTCCGCCGAGCTCTTCGTGGCGCCCATCAGCGACCAGATGCTTGAGTTGCGCCTGGGCTTCTGGAGCCAGGTGAAGCAGCTCTACGGTGTGGACATGAGCTGCTTGGAGAGCTTCGCCACGCGCTGCCTTATGGGCCACTCGGAGATCGTGGTGCAGGGTTTGTCCGGCGAGGACGTGCTGGCCCGTCCGCAGTGCTTTGCTCAGCTGGAGCTGGCCCGCACCGGcctggagcaggagctggaggctgGGGTGGGCGGGCGCTTCCGCTTCAGTTGCTATGGCTCAGCGCCCATGCATGGCTTTGCCATCTGGTTCCAGGTGACCTTCCCCGGAGGGGACTCGGAGAAACCCCTGGTGCTGTCCACCTCGCCTTTTCACCCGGTCACGCACTGGAAGCAGGCACTCCTCTACCTGAACGAGCCTGTGCAAGTGGAACAAGATACGGACATTTCCGGAGAGATCACGCTGCTGCCCTCCCGGGATAACCACCGTCTCCTGCGCGTGCTGCTGCGCTACAAAGTGGGAGACCAGGAGGAAAAGACCAAAGACTTTGCCATGGAGGACTGA